One genomic region from Stutzerimonas decontaminans encodes:
- the mexE gene encoding multidrug efflux RND transporter periplasmic adaptor subunit MexE: protein MERSFNALRFPLIALTVLITAACGKAPEATQAGMPPPAVSVAEVIEQQVTEWDELTGRLEAPESVEIRPRVSGFIDKVAFEEGTLVKKGDLLFQIDPRPFQAEVKRLQAQLQQARATQQRTVAEAERGERLRQKNAISAELADARVSAASEARSATAAIQAQLDRAQLDLSFTRVTAPIEGRVGRALITAGNLVNAGEALLTTLVSTDKVYAYFEADERTYLKYRELARNGDRGEATPVYLGLSSEDGHPHLGHMDFVDNQVDPRTGTIRGRAVFDNRDGSFTPGLYARLKLVGSATYDAVLIKDVAVGTDLGKKFVLVLAEDGTVAYRPVELGPKLEGLRIVRSGLAKGESIVVNGLQRVRPGSPVQPESVPMADAETLATLRQQNRAISEAMKPQVVERTLAQRPSS, encoded by the coding sequence ATGGAACGTTCGTTCAACGCCTTGCGTTTTCCCCTTATCGCCCTGACGGTGCTGATCACCGCCGCTTGTGGCAAGGCACCGGAGGCCACCCAGGCGGGCATGCCGCCGCCCGCCGTCAGCGTCGCGGAAGTCATCGAGCAACAGGTGACCGAGTGGGATGAACTCACTGGCCGCCTGGAGGCGCCGGAGTCGGTGGAGATTCGCCCGCGCGTGTCCGGTTTCATCGACAAAGTGGCCTTCGAGGAAGGCACGCTGGTGAAGAAAGGCGACCTCCTGTTCCAGATCGACCCGCGGCCGTTCCAGGCCGAGGTCAAACGCCTGCAGGCACAGCTGCAACAGGCGCGCGCAACGCAGCAGCGCACCGTGGCAGAGGCCGAACGCGGTGAACGGTTGCGGCAGAAGAATGCCATCTCGGCAGAACTCGCCGATGCCCGCGTCAGTGCTGCCAGCGAAGCTCGCTCGGCAACCGCCGCGATTCAGGCGCAACTGGACCGCGCTCAGCTTGACCTCTCCTTCACCCGCGTGACCGCGCCCATCGAAGGCCGCGTCGGCCGGGCGCTGATCACTGCCGGCAACCTGGTCAACGCCGGTGAGGCGCTGCTGACCACGCTGGTCTCCACCGACAAGGTCTATGCCTATTTCGAGGCCGATGAGCGTACCTACCTCAAGTACCGCGAGCTGGCGCGCAACGGCGACCGTGGCGAGGCGACCCCGGTCTACCTAGGCCTGTCCAGCGAGGACGGCCACCCGCACCTGGGCCACATGGACTTCGTCGACAACCAGGTCGACCCGCGCACCGGCACCATCCGCGGTCGCGCCGTGTTCGACAACCGTGACGGCAGCTTCACCCCCGGCCTGTATGCACGCCTGAAGCTGGTCGGCAGCGCCACCTACGACGCCGTGCTGATCAAGGACGTCGCCGTCGGTACAGATCTGGGCAAGAAGTTCGTCCTGGTACTGGCTGAAGACGGCACTGTCGCCTACCGGCCGGTCGAGCTCGGTCCCAAGCTCGAAGGGCTGCGCATCGTCCGCAGCGGCCTGGCCAAGGGCGAAAGCATCGTGGTGAACGGTCTGCAGCGTGTGCGGCCGGGCAGCCCGGTGCAGCCGGAATCAGTGCCGATGGCCGACGCCGAAACGCTGGCCACCCTGCGCCAACAGAACCGTGCGATCAGCGAGGCGATGAAACCGCAGGTCGTCGAGCGCACCCTGGCTCAGCGTCCTAGCAGCTGA
- a CDS encoding LysR substrate-binding domain-containing protein, with the protein MNRNDLRRVDLNLLIVFETLMHERSVTRAAEKLFLGQPAISAALARLRTLFDDPLFVRTGRSMEPTARALEIAQLLSPALDSISTAVSRASTFDPATSTQVFRIGLTDEVEFALLPPLLRRLRAEAPDVVLVVRRANYLLMPGLLASGEISVGVCYTEELPANAKRKVLRRPKPMLLRADSIPGRLSMEDYCSRPHAMVSFAGDLNGYIDEELALHGCKRKVVLAVPQFNGLASLLAGTDIIATVPDYAAAALAANGGVRAEPLPFQTSQDFELSMAWRGAQDNDPAERWLRSRIQMFVGDPDSL; encoded by the coding sequence ATGAATCGCAACGACCTTCGCCGTGTTGACCTCAATCTGCTGATCGTCTTCGAAACGCTGATGCACGAGCGCAGCGTGACCCGCGCAGCCGAGAAGCTGTTTCTCGGCCAGCCGGCGATCAGTGCCGCCCTGGCACGATTGCGCACGCTGTTCGACGACCCGCTGTTCGTCCGTACCGGCCGCAGCATGGAGCCAACCGCCCGCGCGCTGGAGATCGCTCAGCTGCTTTCACCGGCGCTGGACTCGATCTCCACCGCCGTCAGCCGCGCCTCGACCTTCGACCCGGCGACCAGCACCCAGGTGTTTCGCATCGGCCTGACCGATGAAGTCGAGTTCGCCCTGCTACCGCCGCTGCTGCGCCGCCTGCGCGCCGAAGCGCCGGACGTGGTGCTGGTGGTGCGCCGCGCAAACTATCTATTGATGCCCGGCCTGCTGGCGTCCGGTGAGATATCGGTGGGCGTCTGCTACACCGAGGAGCTGCCGGCCAATGCCAAACGCAAGGTACTGCGCCGGCCCAAGCCGATGCTGCTGCGTGCCGACAGCATTCCCGGCCGGCTGAGCATGGAGGACTACTGCAGCCGTCCGCATGCGATGGTCTCCTTTGCCGGCGATCTCAACGGCTATATCGACGAGGAACTGGCCCTGCACGGCTGCAAGCGCAAGGTGGTCTTGGCGGTGCCGCAGTTCAACGGCCTGGCCAGCCTGCTCGCCGGAACCGACATCATCGCCACCGTCCCGGATTACGCGGCAGCCGCGCTGGCGGCCAATGGCGGCGTGCGCGCCGAACCGCTGCCGTTCCAGACCAGCCAGGACTTCGAGCTGTCCATGGCCTGGCGCGGCGCCCAGGACAACGACCCCGCCGAACGCTGGCTGCGCTCGCGTATCCAGATGTTCGTTGGTGATCCGGACAGCCTTTAA
- a CDS encoding zinc-dependent alcohol dehydrogenase family protein codes for MSRIIRFHQFGPADVLRHEERAMPVAGPGEVLIGVRAIGVSWNDVLWRQDLAPRHARLPAGLGSEVAGEVLAVGEGVQGFSVGDHVAGFPAHDLNQYPLYAEHALLPQQALVHYPDMLSASEAAIHYTPMLVSYFALVELAQLEPGQYVLINQAAHCTGPAAVQLAKALGGRVIATCDTSDDRDYLRELGAETVIVTEEEDLVGRLQKVTEGRGVDVVLDACGGSQMKLLGDVMAPLGKLILYGMNGGNETALPVCAAFKKNFKFFLHCLCDFTGQPELGIEQNREAVERALKHINQLTVDRLIWPQLDRQFPFEQAVEAHQYVESGVPRGRVVLTLN; via the coding sequence ATGTCCCGCATCATCCGTTTTCATCAGTTCGGCCCGGCCGACGTGCTGCGCCACGAGGAACGCGCAATGCCGGTTGCCGGCCCAGGCGAGGTGCTGATCGGCGTGCGCGCCATCGGCGTCAGCTGGAATGACGTGCTCTGGCGCCAGGACCTCGCGCCACGGCACGCGCGTCTGCCTGCCGGGCTCGGCAGCGAAGTGGCGGGCGAGGTGCTGGCGGTGGGTGAGGGCGTTCAGGGCTTCAGTGTCGGCGATCATGTTGCAGGCTTCCCGGCCCACGACCTCAATCAGTATCCGCTCTACGCCGAGCACGCGCTGTTGCCGCAACAGGCGCTGGTGCACTATCCGGACATGCTCAGCGCCAGCGAGGCGGCGATCCACTACACGCCGATGCTGGTCAGCTATTTCGCGCTGGTGGAGCTGGCTCAACTGGAGCCCGGCCAGTACGTGCTGATCAACCAGGCTGCGCATTGCACAGGACCGGCGGCGGTACAGCTGGCCAAGGCACTGGGCGGACGGGTAATCGCCACCTGTGACACCAGCGACGACCGTGACTATCTGCGTGAGCTGGGCGCGGAGACGGTGATCGTCACTGAAGAGGAAGACCTGGTCGGCCGTCTGCAGAAGGTGACCGAAGGCCGCGGCGTCGACGTGGTGCTGGATGCCTGTGGCGGCTCGCAGATGAAACTGCTCGGCGACGTCATGGCACCGCTGGGCAAGCTGATCCTCTATGGCATGAATGGCGGCAACGAAACGGCCCTGCCGGTCTGTGCGGCCTTCAAGAAGAACTTCAAGTTCTTCCTCCACTGCCTGTGCGACTTCACCGGGCAGCCGGAGCTGGGCATCGAGCAGAACCGTGAAGCCGTGGAGCGTGCGTTGAAGCATATCAACCAGCTCACCGTGGACCGGCTGATCTGGCCGCAGCTCGACCGCCAGTTCCCGTTCGAGCAGGCAGTCGAAGCCCACCAGTATGTGGAAAGCGGCGTACCTCGCGGCCGCGTCGTGCTGACGCTGAACTGA
- a CDS encoding SDR family oxidoreductase: protein MAEDNQTLPPQEQPEPGKEGLMNPRPEFRGEDYKAAGKLEGKVAIITGGDSGIGRSVAVLYAREGADVAILYLDQHQDAEETRTVVEHYGRRCLTFAGDVADREVCRKVIDETLAAFGKLDILVNNAAEQHPQEKLEDISEEQWEKTFRTNIFGMFQMTKAALPHLGKGASIINTTSVTAYKGSPQLLDYSATKGAITAFTRSLSMNLAERGIRVNGVAPGPIWTPLIPSTFDADEVAEFGSNTPMKRPGQPDEVAPAYVYLASSDAAYVSGQVIHVNGGTVVNG, encoded by the coding sequence ATGGCCGAAGACAATCAGACCCTACCGCCTCAGGAGCAGCCCGAGCCCGGCAAGGAAGGGCTGATGAACCCGCGCCCGGAGTTCCGTGGCGAAGACTACAAGGCAGCGGGCAAGCTCGAAGGCAAGGTCGCGATCATCACCGGCGGTGACAGCGGCATCGGCCGCTCGGTCGCGGTGCTGTACGCTCGCGAGGGCGCCGATGTGGCCATTCTTTACCTCGACCAGCATCAGGACGCCGAAGAAACGCGCACCGTGGTCGAACATTACGGGCGTCGCTGCCTGACCTTCGCCGGTGACGTGGCCGATCGCGAGGTCTGCCGCAAGGTCATCGACGAAACCCTCGCCGCATTCGGCAAGCTCGACATCCTGGTCAACAACGCCGCCGAGCAGCATCCGCAGGAAAAGCTCGAGGACATCAGCGAAGAACAGTGGGAGAAGACCTTCCGCACCAACATCTTCGGCATGTTCCAGATGACCAAGGCGGCGCTGCCGCACCTGGGCAAGGGCGCTTCGATCATCAATACCACCTCGGTCACGGCCTACAAGGGCAGCCCGCAGTTGCTGGATTATTCGGCAACCAAGGGCGCGATCACCGCTTTCACCCGTTCGCTGTCGATGAACCTCGCCGAGCGTGGCATCCGCGTCAACGGCGTCGCGCCGGGGCCGATCTGGACGCCCTTGATTCCCTCGACTTTCGATGCCGACGAGGTCGCCGAATTCGGCTCCAATACGCCTATGAAGCGCCCCGGACAGCCCGATGAAGTGGCGCCTGCCTACGTATACCTGGCGAGCAGCGATGCGGCCTATGTCAGCGGTCAGGTCATCCACGTCAACGGCGGCACCGTGGTCAACGGCTGA
- a CDS encoding non-homologous end joining protein Ku, with protein sequence MPRTIWKGAVSFGLVHIPVALVPATTRQGIDFDWLDKRSMDRVGYKRINKTTGEDIDSENIVKGVEYEKGHYVVISDDEIKSAHPKATQTVDIVAFVDAKDISFLYIDTPYYLTPDRRGEKVYALLRETLIQTGKVGIANVVLRNKQHLAVVMPLGKALVMNTLRWADEVRGVEYLELKDEALDPDLAERELDMAKRLVEDMTEKWKPEQYKDTFQDQIMDLVEKKAREGKLEAVGGPEEAVDRRSADVIDLTELLKRSLAAKPGKARAASEEDEADDTPKKAPAKPKTTSKAKTTKSTASSSTRARKAPATDSKSSKKAS encoded by the coding sequence ATGCCACGCACGATCTGGAAAGGCGCAGTCAGTTTCGGACTGGTACACATCCCGGTGGCGCTGGTACCGGCCACCACCCGCCAGGGCATCGATTTCGACTGGCTGGACAAACGCAGCATGGACCGGGTCGGCTACAAGCGCATCAACAAGACCACCGGCGAGGACATCGACAGCGAGAACATCGTCAAGGGCGTCGAGTACGAGAAGGGGCATTACGTGGTGATCAGCGATGACGAGATCAAGTCAGCGCATCCCAAGGCGACCCAGACCGTGGACATCGTTGCCTTCGTCGACGCCAAGGACATCTCCTTTCTCTACATCGACACGCCGTACTACCTGACGCCGGACCGCCGCGGGGAAAAGGTCTACGCGTTGCTGCGCGAGACGCTGATCCAGACCGGCAAGGTCGGCATCGCCAACGTGGTGCTACGTAACAAGCAGCACCTGGCAGTGGTGATGCCGCTGGGCAAGGCCTTGGTGATGAACACCCTGCGCTGGGCCGACGAGGTGCGTGGCGTCGAGTACCTGGAACTGAAGGACGAAGCGCTCGATCCCGATCTGGCCGAGCGTGAGCTGGACATGGCCAAGCGGCTGGTCGAGGACATGACCGAGAAGTGGAAGCCGGAACAGTACAAGGACACCTTCCAGGACCAGATCATGGACCTAGTGGAGAAGAAGGCGCGCGAAGGCAAGCTGGAAGCCGTCGGCGGTCCGGAGGAGGCCGTGGATCGTCGTTCCGCGGATGTCATCGACCTTACCGAACTGCTCAAGCGCAGCCTTGCCGCCAAGCCCGGCAAGGCCCGGGCAGCCAGCGAGGAGGACGAGGCGGACGACACGCCGAAAAAGGCGCCGGCCAAACCGAAAACCACGAGCAAGGCCAAAACAACCAAATCGACTGCATCCTCGTCGACGCGAGCACGCAAGGCACCGGCCACCGATAGCAAATCCAGCAAGAAGGCCAGCTGA
- the ligD gene encoding non-homologous end-joining DNA ligase: MPAKRKSTERSQVGGIGISNPQRVIDEASGTTKIALAEYYLSVADWLVPHLAGRPLSIVRAPEGIGGESFFQRHCGRLKMPHMRALPKGLDPEHARLIQADNITAVLEAVQMGSVEFHTWNARSDRIERPDRVIFDLDPDPALPWTSMVEATELTLALLDELGLRAFLKTSGGRGMHVVVPIERRHDWDCVRSFARSVTERLARESSKLIVDKMGPQNRVGRIFVDYLRNQKGASTVAAYSVRARPGLGVSLPVSVEQVRRLEGADQWRLGNVRDYLNERSDDPWADYGNTRQRLGRELLDRLREGG, encoded by the coding sequence ATGCCAGCAAAACGCAAAAGCACCGAACGATCGCAGGTTGGCGGCATCGGCATCAGCAACCCGCAGCGGGTGATCGACGAGGCAAGCGGCACCACCAAGATCGCCCTCGCCGAATACTACCTGTCGGTCGCCGACTGGCTGGTGCCACATCTGGCAGGGCGACCACTGTCGATTGTCCGAGCGCCGGAGGGCATCGGGGGTGAGAGTTTCTTCCAGCGCCATTGCGGCCGACTGAAGATGCCGCATATGCGCGCGCTGCCCAAGGGCCTGGACCCGGAGCATGCGCGGCTGATCCAGGCGGACAACATCACGGCGGTGCTCGAAGCGGTACAGATGGGCAGCGTGGAGTTCCACACCTGGAATGCGCGCAGCGACCGTATCGAACGGCCGGACCGGGTGATCTTCGATCTCGATCCCGACCCTGCGTTGCCCTGGACGAGCATGGTCGAGGCTACTGAGCTGACCCTGGCGCTGCTGGACGAGCTGGGGCTGCGCGCATTTCTCAAGACCAGCGGCGGCCGCGGCATGCATGTGGTCGTGCCTATCGAGCGACGGCACGACTGGGATTGCGTGCGCAGCTTCGCGCGCTCGGTGACGGAGCGTCTGGCGCGGGAATCGTCAAAGCTGATCGTAGACAAGATGGGCCCGCAGAATCGCGTCGGGCGCATCTTCGTCGACTACCTGCGAAACCAGAAGGGCGCCAGCACCGTCGCCGCGTATTCCGTGCGCGCACGGCCCGGGCTCGGCGTGTCGCTGCCGGTGAGCGTGGAGCAGGTGCGTCGTCTGGAAGGCGCCGATCAGTGGCGGTTGGGCAACGTCAGGGATTACCTGAACGAACGCAGCGATGATCCATGGGCCGACTACGGCAACACCCGCCAGCGGCTGGGACGGGAGCTGCTCGATCGGTTGCGCGAGGGCGGGTAG
- the fdnG gene encoding formate dehydrogenase-N subunit alpha, whose amino-acid sequence MTVRVSRRQFLKFGAAGLGASSMAMMGFAPQEALASVRHFKLTGAKVTRNICTYCSVGCGMLLYARGDGAINSHDHIFHVEGDPDHPVSRGSLCPRGAGVLDFIKSDSRVRYPQVREPGTDEWKRISWDEALDRIARLMKDDRDRNFETHDDEGLLVNRWMTTSMVAASACTNETAYLTQKISRALGILKLDNQARVUHGPTVAGLAPSFGRGAMTNSWVDIRNANIILSMGGNSAEAHPVGFRWVMQAKERSDAILISIDPRYNRTTAVADYHAWIRTGTDIVFLGGLISYLIENDRYAHEYVLHYTDAAHLVREGFEFNDGLFTGYDEERHQYDKATWNFDLDEQGFVRRDETLQHPRCVFQMMRKHYSRYTLEMVERVCGMPQAKVLQLWELLAQSAAPDKTMTILYALGWTQHSIGAQMIRTGAMVQLLLGNMGMPGGGVNALRGHSNIQGLTDIGLLSNLLTGYMTLPAAGAQNYDDYIKQKIRQPRLPNQVSYWKHYERFFVSMMKAFYGDAATAENNWCYDWLPKLSEPLYDVLYAVNDMTKGKMTGAFCQGFNILAAFPNKAKVLDGLSKLQWLVVMDPLATETGEFWKNHGEFNDVDPSQIQTAVFRLPTTTFAEDDGSITNSSRWLQWHHQAAPPPGEAKTDTAILAGLFHRLQKLYQEEGGAFPEPILNLTWDYSDPAHPAAAELAKEYNGRALADIEDQGRINRRKGELLNDFGELRADGSTSCGCWIYSGAWTEQGNMMDRRDNSDPYDIGVTLGWAWAWPLNRRILYNRASARPDGTPWDPNRALVWWNGERWVGADVPDYPVAAPPEDDVKPFILTESGTGHFFASEWLGEGPFPEHYEPLESPIPNNPLHPNNPLAYHNPVARIFPEDRDTFGTFEEFPYAATTYRLTEHFHYWTTHVLLNAIVQPEKFVEIGEVLAGELGIAAGEKVRVRSKRGHIDAVAVVTKRLRPLQVDGRTVHQIGIPIHWGFTGVARKAHLTNTLTPFVGDGNTQTPEFKSFLVNVEKL is encoded by the coding sequence ATGACGGTACGAGTATCCCGGCGGCAGTTTCTCAAGTTCGGCGCCGCCGGATTGGGTGCTTCCAGCATGGCGATGATGGGATTCGCCCCGCAGGAGGCGCTGGCCTCCGTGCGTCATTTCAAACTGACTGGTGCCAAGGTCACCCGCAACATCTGCACCTACTGTTCGGTCGGCTGCGGGATGTTGCTGTACGCGCGCGGCGACGGCGCGATCAACAGCCACGACCACATCTTCCATGTCGAGGGCGACCCGGATCACCCGGTCAGTCGCGGTTCGCTCTGCCCACGCGGCGCCGGTGTGCTCGATTTCATCAAGAGCGATTCGCGAGTGCGCTACCCGCAGGTGCGCGAGCCAGGCACAGACGAGTGGAAGCGCATCAGCTGGGACGAGGCGCTCGACCGCATCGCCCGCCTGATGAAGGACGACCGCGACCGCAACTTCGAGACCCACGACGACGAGGGGCTGCTAGTCAATCGCTGGATGACCACCTCGATGGTCGCGGCCTCCGCCTGCACCAACGAGACGGCGTACCTGACGCAGAAGATCTCCCGGGCGCTGGGCATTCTCAAACTCGACAACCAGGCGCGCGTCTGACACGGACCGACGGTGGCAGGTCTTGCCCCTTCGTTCGGTCGCGGTGCCATGACCAACAGCTGGGTCGACATCCGCAATGCGAACATCATTCTGTCCATGGGCGGGAATTCGGCCGAAGCGCATCCGGTGGGCTTCCGCTGGGTCATGCAGGCCAAGGAGCGTAGCGATGCGATCCTTATCTCCATCGACCCGCGCTACAACCGCACCACCGCGGTGGCGGACTATCACGCCTGGATTCGCACCGGGACCGATATCGTCTTCCTTGGCGGGCTGATCAGCTACCTGATCGAGAACGACCGCTACGCCCACGAATACGTGCTGCACTACACCGATGCGGCGCACCTGGTGCGTGAAGGCTTCGAGTTCAACGACGGGCTGTTCACCGGCTACGACGAGGAACGCCACCAGTACGACAAGGCCACCTGGAACTTCGATCTGGACGAGCAGGGCTTCGTCCGTCGCGACGAAACGCTGCAGCACCCGCGCTGCGTATTCCAGATGATGCGCAAGCATTACAGCCGCTACACGTTGGAAATGGTCGAGCGAGTCTGTGGCATGCCGCAAGCCAAGGTCCTGCAGCTCTGGGAACTGCTGGCGCAGAGCGCGGCGCCGGACAAGACCATGACCATCCTCTATGCCCTGGGCTGGACCCAGCACTCCATCGGCGCGCAGATGATCCGCACCGGCGCCATGGTCCAGCTGCTGCTGGGCAACATGGGCATGCCGGGCGGCGGGGTGAACGCGCTGCGCGGTCACTCCAACATCCAGGGGCTGACCGATATCGGCTTGCTGTCCAACCTGCTGACTGGCTACATGACGCTGCCTGCAGCTGGCGCGCAGAACTACGACGACTACATCAAGCAGAAGATCCGTCAGCCGCGGCTGCCCAACCAGGTGTCGTACTGGAAGCACTACGAGCGCTTCTTCGTCAGCATGATGAAGGCGTTCTACGGCGATGCCGCCACGGCGGAGAACAACTGGTGCTACGACTGGTTGCCGAAGCTGTCCGAGCCGCTGTACGACGTGCTCTACGCCGTCAACGACATGACCAAGGGCAAGATGACCGGCGCCTTCTGCCAGGGCTTCAACATCCTCGCCGCGTTCCCGAACAAGGCCAAAGTGCTGGATGGCCTGTCGAAGCTCCAGTGGCTGGTGGTCATGGACCCGCTGGCCACCGAGACCGGCGAGTTCTGGAAGAACCACGGCGAGTTCAACGACGTCGACCCGAGCCAGATCCAGACCGCGGTGTTCCGCCTGCCGACCACCACCTTTGCCGAGGACGACGGCTCGATCACCAACAGCTCGCGCTGGCTGCAGTGGCACCACCAGGCCGCGCCGCCGCCCGGTGAGGCGAAGACCGACACGGCGATTCTCGCCGGGTTGTTCCATCGCCTGCAGAAGCTCTATCAGGAGGAGGGCGGCGCCTTCCCCGAACCGATCCTCAACCTGACCTGGGACTACAGCGACCCGGCGCATCCCGCCGCGGCCGAGCTGGCCAAGGAATACAACGGCCGCGCCCTGGCGGACATCGAGGACCAGGGGCGGATCAACCGGCGCAAGGGCGAGCTGCTCAATGATTTCGGCGAGCTGCGTGCCGATGGCTCAACCTCCTGCGGCTGCTGGATCTACTCCGGCGCCTGGACCGAGCAGGGCAACATGATGGACCGGCGCGACAACTCGGACCCTTACGACATCGGCGTAACGCTCGGCTGGGCCTGGGCTTGGCCATTGAATCGGCGGATTCTCTACAACCGCGCCTCGGCACGCCCCGATGGCACGCCGTGGGACCCGAATCGCGCGCTGGTGTGGTGGAACGGCGAACGTTGGGTCGGTGCCGACGTGCCTGACTACCCCGTTGCCGCGCCGCCGGAAGACGACGTCAAGCCGTTCATCCTCACCGAGAGCGGCACCGGGCATTTCTTCGCTAGCGAGTGGCTGGGCGAGGGGCCGTTCCCCGAGCACTACGAGCCGCTGGAATCGCCGATCCCCAATAACCCGCTGCACCCGAACAACCCGCTGGCGTATCACAACCCGGTGGCCCGGATATTCCCCGAGGATCGCGACACCTTCGGCACGTTCGAGGAGTTCCCGTATGCGGCCACCACCTACCGGCTCACCGAACACTTCCACTACTGGACGACCCACGTGCTGCTCAACGCTATCGTCCAGCCGGAGAAGTTCGTCGAGATCGGCGAGGTGCTGGCCGGGGAGCTGGGAATCGCCGCGGGCGAGAAGGTGCGAGTGCGCTCCAAACGCGGGCATATCGATGCGGTGGCGGTGGTGACCAAGCGCCTGCGTCCGCTGCAGGTGGACGGGCGCACCGTGCATCAGATCGGTATCCCGATCCACTGGGGCTTCACCGGCGTGGCCAGGAAGGCGCACCTGACCAACACGCTGACGCCCTTCGTGGGTGACGGCAACACCCAGACCCCGGAATTCAAGTCGTTCCTAGTGAACGTCGAGAAGCTATAG
- the fdxH gene encoding formate dehydrogenase subunit beta — MRGDQINLQNIIARSATTEPSPQIRSGGVEKVTKLIDVSVCIGCKACQVACMEWNDLRDEVGECDGTYNAPQDLTPSSFEVMRFSEYENEEGDLEWLIRKDNCMHCAEPGCLKACPSPGAIVQYANGIVDFNSEHCIGCGYCVAGCPFNIPRISKKDNKAYKCTLCSDRVYHGLEPACVKSCPTGSIQFGTKEQMLDYGAHRVEKLKERGFENAGIYDPAGVGGTHVVYVLQHADKPEIYSGLPKDPHISPTVELWKGVTKPIMSAVLGVSVLAGFFHYMTKGPKEEPEDDPDPVKANADREQDLRDEERRP, encoded by the coding sequence ATGCGAGGTGACCAGATCAACCTGCAGAACATCATCGCGCGTTCGGCGACTACCGAGCCTTCGCCGCAGATCCGCTCCGGCGGCGTGGAGAAGGTGACCAAGCTGATCGACGTGTCGGTGTGCATCGGCTGCAAGGCCTGCCAGGTGGCGTGCATGGAATGGAACGACCTGCGCGACGAGGTCGGCGAGTGCGACGGCACCTACAATGCCCCGCAGGACCTGACCCCGTCGTCGTTCGAGGTCATGCGCTTTTCCGAGTACGAGAACGAGGAGGGCGACCTGGAGTGGCTGATCCGCAAGGACAACTGCATGCACTGCGCCGAGCCGGGCTGCCTGAAGGCCTGCCCGTCGCCCGGTGCCATCGTGCAGTACGCCAACGGCATCGTCGACTTCAATTCCGAGCACTGCATCGGCTGTGGCTATTGCGTGGCCGGGTGCCCCTTCAACATCCCGCGCATCTCGAAGAAGGACAACAAGGCCTACAAGTGCACGCTCTGTTCCGACCGCGTCTATCACGGTCTGGAGCCGGCCTGCGTGAAGAGCTGCCCGACCGGCTCGATCCAGTTCGGCACCAAGGAGCAGATGCTCGACTACGGCGCGCACCGGGTCGAGAAGCTCAAGGAGCGTGGCTTCGAGAACGCCGGCATCTACGACCCGGCCGGCGTCGGCGGCACCCATGTGGTGTACGTGCTGCAGCATGCCGACAAGCCGGAGATCTACAGCGGCCTGCCGAAAGACCCGCACATCAGCCCGACGGTGGAGCTGTGGAAAGGCGTGACCAAGCCGATCATGTCCGCGGTACTGGGCGTGTCGGTGCTGGCCGGGTTCTTCCACTACATGACCAAGGGGCCGAAGGAGGAACCGGAGGACGATCCCGATCCAGTGAAGGCGAACGCCGACCGCGAACAGGATCTGCGTGACGAGGAGCGGCGGCCATGA
- a CDS encoding formate dehydrogenase subunit gamma, translating into MSHSNVRKGILRYGPWARANHWIVAICFVLLTLSGLALFYPAFFGLTALFGGPEPTRIVHPYIGVFMTLFFLIQAVRFFRANLFRRYDVQWARQIGDVLSNRDERLPPVGQNNAGQKLVYWVFLATVPVLLVTGVVLWRPWVASEMPIWALRWAALIHAVTAFVAILTLIIHVYSAIWVKGSIRAMTQGRVSPAWARHHHKLWYDEVMAGDKRDDETALPHREPGDAAASRTRT; encoded by the coding sequence ATGAGTCATTCCAACGTACGCAAGGGCATCCTGCGCTATGGCCCCTGGGCCCGGGCCAATCACTGGATCGTCGCGATCTGTTTCGTGCTGCTCACCCTGAGCGGACTGGCGCTGTTCTACCCAGCGTTCTTCGGCCTCACCGCGCTGTTCGGCGGGCCGGAGCCGACGCGCATCGTGCACCCGTACATCGGTGTGTTCATGACGCTGTTCTTCCTGATCCAGGCGGTGCGCTTCTTTCGCGCCAATCTTTTCCGCCGCTACGACGTGCAATGGGCGCGGCAGATCGGCGACGTGCTGTCCAACCGGGACGAGCGCCTTCCGCCGGTGGGGCAGAACAACGCCGGGCAGAAGCTGGTGTACTGGGTATTCCTGGCCACGGTGCCAGTGCTGCTGGTAACCGGTGTGGTGCTCTGGCGGCCCTGGGTGGCCAGTGAAATGCCGATCTGGGCGCTGCGCTGGGCGGCATTGATCCACGCGGTGACGGCCTTCGTCGCCATCCTCACGCTGATCATCCACGTCTACTCAGCCATCTGGGTCAAGGGTTCGATCCGCGCGATGACCCAGGGCCGGGTCAGCCCGGCCTGGGCCCGGCATCACCACAAGCTCTGGTACGACGAGGTCATGGCCGGCGACAAACGTGACGACGAGACGGCCTTGCCCCATCGCGAGCCCGGCGATGCCGCTGCGTCCAGAACCCGAACATGA